A stretch of the Argentina anserina chromosome 6, drPotAnse1.1, whole genome shotgun sequence genome encodes the following:
- the LOC126799463 gene encoding high affinity nitrate transporter 2.7 — MEDDHHHEQVPLKQAAPHLFALPVDEDGKATEFRPFSMASPHMRAFHLAWFSLFACFFSTFSIPPLIAVIRSDLHLTETDTSRAAIAAFVGSIFSRIAMGPVCDHLGPRVASASLSLLTAPIILATGFVSSPNAFIAVRFLVGFSLANFVANQFWMSCMFSGCVVGLANGVSAGWANMGSGATQLVMPLIYSFIMSAFNLPSSTAWRLAFIVPAVLQASTAILVLTYGQDLPYGSYKCRSSQKVSKDSFLEVFFHGIRNYRGWILALIYGFCFGVELTTDNIIAQYFYDRFGVNIQVAGTIASSFGLANFFSRPSGGLISDLLGRRFGMRGRLWGLWVTQTVAGLLCLLLGRVDSLWGSILVMCVFSLFVQAAAGLTFGVVPFVSKRSLGVISGITGGGGTMGAVITQLLLFSGSKYSKQTSISLMGIMMIVCTLPLSLIYFPEWGGMLCGPAHNCDLDKEAADQYRLIE; from the exons ATGGAAGATGATCACCACCATGAACAAGTCCCTCTGAAACAAGCTGCACCTCATCTCTTTGCTTTACCAGTTGATGAAGATGGAAAAGCCACAGAATTCAGACCATTCTCAATGGCATCACCACACATGCGAGCCTTCCACCTCGCATGGTTCTCCTTATTCGCCTGCTTCTTCTCCACCTTCTCCATCCCTCCACTCATCGCCGTCATCCGCAGCGACCTCCACCTCACCGAAACAGacacctcacgcgccgccatcGCCGCCTTCGTCGGCTCCATCTTCTCCCGCATTGCCATGGGTCCTGTCTGCGACCACCTTGGCCCACGCGTCGCCTctgcctccctctctctcctcaccGCCCCCATTATCCTGGCCACCGGCTTTGTCTCCTCCCCAAACGCCTTCATCGCCGTCCGCTTCCTCGTCGGCTTCTCCCTTGCCAACTTCGTCGCCAACCAGTTCTGGATGAGCTGCATGTTCTCTGGCTGCGTCGTCGGCCTCGCTAACGGCGTCTCCGCAGGCTGGGCCAACATGGGCTCCGGCGCCACCCAGCTCGTCATGCCACTCATCTACTCCTTCATCATGTCAGCATTCAACTTGCCATCCTCCACTGCCTGGCGGCTGGCTTTCATAGTCCCAGCCGTGCTCCAAGCCAGCACGGCGATACTAGTCCTGACCTACGGCCAAGACCTACCTTATGGGAGCTACAAATGCCGTAGTTCCCAGAAGGTCTCGAAAGACAGCTTTCTCGAGGTGTTCTTCCACGGGATTAGAAACTACAGAGGTTGGATTTTGGCCTTGATCTACGGGTTTTGCTTCGGTGTGGAGCTGACCACTGACAACATCATTGCTCAGTACTTCTACGACCGGTTCGGTGTGAACATTCAGGTGGCCGGAACTATAGCTTCCAGCTTCGGACTGGCTAACTTCTTTTCGAGGCCAAGCGGGGGCTTGATTTCCGACTTGTTGGGGAGGAGATTCGGGATGAGAGGAAGGCTGTGGGGGTTGTGGGTGACGCAGACGGTGGCGGGTTTGCTGTGCTTGTTACTCGGCCGAGTGGACTCGCTCTGGGGCTCCATACTTGTCATGTGTGTGTTCTCTCTCTTTGTTCAGGCTGCCGCGGGTCTCACGTTTGGTGTGGTTCCATTTGTCTCCAAAAG GTCACTAGGAGTGATTTCAGGGATAACAGGCGGAGGAGGAACTATGGGGGCGGTCATAACCCAGCTCTTATTGTTTTCAGGCTCTAAATACTCGAAGCAAACAAGCATTTCTCTCATGGGAATTATGATGATTGTATGTACTCTCCCACTTTCACTCATCTATTTCCCTGAATGGGGTGGAATGCTTTGCGGCCCTGCCCATAATTGTGATCTTGATAAAGAAGCTGCCGACCAGTATCGCTTGATCGAATAG